Proteins encoded in a region of the Marmota flaviventris isolate mMarFla1 chromosome 3, mMarFla1.hap1, whole genome shotgun sequence genome:
- the Fmnl3 gene encoding formin-like protein 3 isoform X1, with translation MGNLESAEGGPGEPPSVSLLLPPGKMPMPEPCELEERFALVLSSMNLPPDKARLLRQYDNEKKWDLICDQERFQVKNPPHTYIQKLQSFLDPSVTRKKFRRRVQESTKVLRELEISLRTNHIGWVREFLNDENKGLDVLVDYLSFAQCSVMFDFEGLESGDDGAFDKFRSWSRSIEDLQPPSALSAPFTNSLARSARQSVLRYSTLPGRRALKNSRLVSQKDDVHVCILCLRAIMNYQYGFNLVMSHPHAVNEIALSLNNKNPRTKALVLELLAAVCLVRGGHEIILAAFDNFKEVCKELHRFEKLMEYFRNEDSNIDFMVACMQFINIVVHSVEDMNFRVHLQYEFTKLGLEEFLQKSRHTESEKLQVQIQAYLDNVFDVGGLLEDAETKNVALEKVEELEEHVSHLTEKLLDLENENMMRVAELEKQLLQREKELESIKETYENTSHQVHTLRRLIKEKEEAFQRRCHLEPSARGLEPMGVEALTRASPPELSEGIPPSDLDLLAPAPPAEEALPLPPPPAPPLPPPPPPLPGKCPPAPPLPGAAPSVVLTVGLSAIRIKKPIKTKFRLPVFNWTALKPNQISGTVFSELDDEKILEDLDLDKFEELFKTKAQGPALDLICSKNKTAQKAASKVTLLEANRAKNLAITLRKAGRSAEEICRAIHTYDLQTLPVDFVECLMRFLPTEAEVKLLRQYERERQPLEELAAEDRFMLLFSKVERLTQRMAGMAFLGNFQDNLQMLTPQLNAIIAASASVKSSQKLKQMLEIILALGNYMNSSKRGAVYGFKLQSLDLLLDTKSTDRKMTLLHFIALTVKEKYPDLTNFWHELHFVEKAAAVSLENVLLDVKELGRGMELIRRECSIHDNSVLRSFLSTNEGKLDKLQRDAKTAEEAYNAVVRYFGESPKTTPPSVFFPVFVRFIRSYKEAEQENEARKKQEEVMREKQLAQEAKKLDAKTPSQRNKWQQQELIAELRRRQAKEHRPVYEGKDGTIEDIITVLKSVPFTARTAKRGSRFFCDAAHHDESNC, from the exons AGCTCCATGAACCTGCCTCCTGACAAGGCCCGGCTCCTGCGGCAGTATGACAATGAGAAGAAATGGGATCTGATCTGTGACCAG GAACGATTTCAGGTGAAAAATCCTCCCCATACTTATATCCAGAAACTCCAGAGCTTCTTGGACCCCAGTGTAACTCGGAAG AAGTTCAGGAGGAGAGTGCAAGAGTCGACCAAAGTACTAAGGGAACTAGAGATTTCACTTCGCACCAACCACATTGG GTGGGTCCGGGAGTTTCTGAATGATGAAAACAAAGGCCTGGATGTGCTGGTGGATTACCTGTCCTTTGCCCAGTGTTCTGTCAT GTTTGACTTTGAGGGTCTGGAGAGTGGTGATGATGGTGCATTTGACAAATTCCGGTCCTGGAGCAGGTCAATCGAAGACCTGCAGCCGCCCAGCGCCCTGTCGGCTCCCTTCACCAACAGCCTCGCTCGCTCTGCGCGCCAGTCTGTGCTCCG GTACAGCACTCTACCTGGCCGCAGGGCCTTGAAGAACTCCCGCCTGGTAAGCCAAAAAGATGACGTCCACGTCTGTATCCTTTGTCTCAGAGCCATCATGAATTATCAG TATGGCTTCAACTTAGTCATGTCCCATCCCCATGCTGTCAATGAGATTGCACTTAGCCTCAACAACAAGAATCCAAG GACCAAAGCCCTGGTCTTGGAGCTCTTAGCAGCTGTGTGTTTGGTGCGAGGAGGTCACGAAATCATCCTGGCTGCCTTTGACAATTTCAAAGAG GTGTGCAAGGAGCTGCACCGCTTTGAGAAGCTGATGGAGTATTTCCGTAATGAGGACAGCAACATTGACTTCATG GTGGCCTGCATGCAGTTCATCAACATTGTAGTACACTCAGTGGAGGATATGAACTTCCGGGTCCACCTACAGTATGAGTTTACAAAGCTGGGACTGGAGGAGTTCCTTCAG AAGTCAAGGCATACGGAGAGTGAGAAGTTGCAGGTGCAGATTCAGGCATACCTCGACAATGTGTTTGATGTAGGGGGTTTGTTGGAAGATGCTGAGACCAAGAATGTAGCCCTGGAGAAGGTGGAAGAACTAGAAGAGCACGTATCTCAT CTCACAGAGAAGCTTCTGGACCTGGAGAATGAGAACATGATGCGGGTGGCAGAGCTAGAGAAGCAGCTGCTACAGCGAGAAAAAGAGCTGGAGAGCATTAAG GAGACATATGAGAACACAAGCCACCAGGTGCATACCCTGCGGAGGCTCattaaggagaaggaagaggcctTCCAGCGCCGATGCCACCTGGAGCCAAGTGCTCGTGGCTTGGAGCCCATGGGTGTTGAGGCCCTGACCAGAGCAAGCCCTCCAGAGCTGAGCGAGGGCATACCACCCTCAGACCTGGACCTGCTAGCTCCAGCCCCACCTGCCGAGGAGGCCCTTCCTCTGCCCCCACCACCGGCTCCTCCCTTGCCCCCGCCGCCTCCCCCTTTACCAG GCAAGtgtcccccagccccacctctcccTGGAGCTGCTCCCTCTGTGGTATTGACAGTGGGCCTGTCAG CCATTCGCATTAAGAAACCTATCAAGACCAAGTTCCGGTTGCCGGTCTTCAACTGGACAGCACTGAAACCCAATCAGATCAGTGGCACTGTCTTCAGTGAACTGGATGATGAGAAGATCTTGGAG GACCTGGATCTGGACAAGTTTGAAGAATTGTTTAAGACGAAAGCTCAGGGCCCTGCCCTTGACCTCATCTGCTCCAAGAATAAGACAGCACAAAAAGCTGCCAGCAAGGTGACCCTGTTGGAAGCCAACCGTGCCAAGAACCTGGCCATCACCCTGCGCAAGGCTGGCCGCTCAGCTGAGGAGATTTGCAGGGCTATTCACAC ATATGACCTACAGACACTACCTGTGGATTTTGTGGAGTGCCTGATGCGCTTCCTGCCCACGGAGGCTGAGGTGAAGCTACTGCGGCAATACGAGCGTGAGCGGCAGCCTCTAGAGGAGCTGGCAGCTGAGGACCGCTTCATGTTGCTCTTCAGCAAGGTGGAGCGGCTGACCCAGCGAATGGCTGGCATGGCCTTTCTGGGCAACTTCCAGGACAACCTGCAGATGCTCACACCG CAACTCAATGCCATAATTGCAGCCTCTGCCTCCGTCAAGTCTTCACAGAAGCTGAAGCAGATGCTGGAG ATCATACTTGCATTGGGAAACTACATGAATAGCAGCAAGCGAGGAGCTGTGTATGGCTTCAAGCTCCAGAGCCTAGATCTG cTACTGGACACTAAGTCCACTGACCGGAAGATGACTCTGCTGCATTTCATCGCCTTGACAGTGAAGGAGAAATACCCAGACCTAACTAACTTTTGGCATGAGCTGCACTTTGTGGAGAAGGCTGCAGCAG TGTCCCTGGAGAATGTGCTGCTAGATGTGAAGGAGCTGGGCCGGGGCATGGAGCTGATTCGGCGAGAATGCAGCATTCATGACAATAGTGTCCTTCGGAGCTTCCTCAGCACCAATGAAGGCAAACTGGATAAGCTCCAGCGTGACGCCAAGACAGCAGAG GAGGCCTACAATGCAGTTGTGCGCTACTTTGGAGAGAGTCCCAAGACCACACCTCCTTCTGTATTTTTTCCAGTATTTGTCCGATTCATTCGTTCTTACAAG GAAGCAGAACAAGAGAATGAAGCCCGCAAGAAGCAGGAGGAGGTAATGCGGGAGAAACAGCTGGCTCAGGAAGCCAAGAAGCTGGATGCCAAG ACCCCATCCCAGCGGAACAAATGGCAACAGCAGGAGCTAATTGCAGAGTTGAGGCGACGCCAGGCTAAGGAGCACCGACCAGTTTATGAGGGAAAAGATGGTACCATTGAGGACATCATCACAG TGTTGAAGAGTGTCCCTTTCACGGCTCGTACTGCCAAGCGGGGCTCACGCTTCTTCTGTGACGCAGCCCACCATGATGAGTCAAACTGTTAA
- the Fmnl3 gene encoding formin-like protein 3 isoform X3: MGNLESAEGGPGEPPSVSLLLPPGKMPMPEPCELEERFALVLSSMNLPPDKARLLRQYDNEKKWDLICDQERFQVKNPPHTYIQKLQSFLDPSVTRKKFRRRVQESTKVLRELEISLRTNHIGWVREFLNDENKGLDVLVDYLSFAQCSVMFDFEGLESGDDGAFDKFRSWSRSIEDLQPPSALSAPFTNSLARSARQSVLRYSTLPGRRALKNSRLVSQKDDVHVCILCLRAIMNYQYGFNLVMSHPHAVNEIALSLNNKNPRTKALVLELLAAVCLVRGGHEIILAAFDNFKEVCKELHRFEKLMEYFRNEDSNIDFMVACMQFINIVVHSVEDMNFRVHLQYEFTKLGLEEFLQSRHTESEKLQVQIQAYLDNVFDVGGLLEDAETKNVALEKVEELEEHVSHLTEKLLDLENENMMRVAELEKQLLQREKELESIKETYENTSHQVHTLRRLIKEKEEAFQRRCHLEPSARGLEPMGVEALTRASPPELSEGIPPSDLDLLAPAPPAEEALPLPPPPAPPLPPPPPPLPGKCPPAPPLPGAAPSVVLTVGLSAIRIKKPIKTKFRLPVFNWTALKPNQISGTVFSELDDEKILEDLDLDKFEELFKTKAQGPALDLICSKNKTAQKAASKVTLLEANRAKNLAITLRKAGRSAEEICRAIHTYDLQTLPVDFVECLMRFLPTEAEVKLLRQYERERQPLEELAAEDRFMLLFSKVERLTQRMAGMAFLGNFQDNLQMLTPQLNAIIAASASVKSSQKLKQMLEIILALGNYMNSSKRGAVYGFKLQSLDLLLDTKSTDRKMTLLHFIALTVKEKYPDLTNFWHELHFVEKAAAVSLENVLLDVKELGRGMELIRRECSIHDNSVLRSFLSTNEGKLDKLQRDAKTAEEAYNAVVRYFGESPKTTPPSVFFPVFVRFIRSYKEAEQENEARKKQEEVMREKQLAQEAKKLDAKTPSQRNKWQQQELIAELRRRQAKEHRPVYEGKDGTIEDIITVLKSVPFTARTAKRGSRFFCDAAHHDESNC; encoded by the exons AGCTCCATGAACCTGCCTCCTGACAAGGCCCGGCTCCTGCGGCAGTATGACAATGAGAAGAAATGGGATCTGATCTGTGACCAG GAACGATTTCAGGTGAAAAATCCTCCCCATACTTATATCCAGAAACTCCAGAGCTTCTTGGACCCCAGTGTAACTCGGAAG AAGTTCAGGAGGAGAGTGCAAGAGTCGACCAAAGTACTAAGGGAACTAGAGATTTCACTTCGCACCAACCACATTGG GTGGGTCCGGGAGTTTCTGAATGATGAAAACAAAGGCCTGGATGTGCTGGTGGATTACCTGTCCTTTGCCCAGTGTTCTGTCAT GTTTGACTTTGAGGGTCTGGAGAGTGGTGATGATGGTGCATTTGACAAATTCCGGTCCTGGAGCAGGTCAATCGAAGACCTGCAGCCGCCCAGCGCCCTGTCGGCTCCCTTCACCAACAGCCTCGCTCGCTCTGCGCGCCAGTCTGTGCTCCG GTACAGCACTCTACCTGGCCGCAGGGCCTTGAAGAACTCCCGCCTGGTAAGCCAAAAAGATGACGTCCACGTCTGTATCCTTTGTCTCAGAGCCATCATGAATTATCAG TATGGCTTCAACTTAGTCATGTCCCATCCCCATGCTGTCAATGAGATTGCACTTAGCCTCAACAACAAGAATCCAAG GACCAAAGCCCTGGTCTTGGAGCTCTTAGCAGCTGTGTGTTTGGTGCGAGGAGGTCACGAAATCATCCTGGCTGCCTTTGACAATTTCAAAGAG GTGTGCAAGGAGCTGCACCGCTTTGAGAAGCTGATGGAGTATTTCCGTAATGAGGACAGCAACATTGACTTCATG GTGGCCTGCATGCAGTTCATCAACATTGTAGTACACTCAGTGGAGGATATGAACTTCCGGGTCCACCTACAGTATGAGTTTACAAAGCTGGGACTGGAGGAGTTCCTTCAG TCAAGGCATACGGAGAGTGAGAAGTTGCAGGTGCAGATTCAGGCATACCTCGACAATGTGTTTGATGTAGGGGGTTTGTTGGAAGATGCTGAGACCAAGAATGTAGCCCTGGAGAAGGTGGAAGAACTAGAAGAGCACGTATCTCAT CTCACAGAGAAGCTTCTGGACCTGGAGAATGAGAACATGATGCGGGTGGCAGAGCTAGAGAAGCAGCTGCTACAGCGAGAAAAAGAGCTGGAGAGCATTAAG GAGACATATGAGAACACAAGCCACCAGGTGCATACCCTGCGGAGGCTCattaaggagaaggaagaggcctTCCAGCGCCGATGCCACCTGGAGCCAAGTGCTCGTGGCTTGGAGCCCATGGGTGTTGAGGCCCTGACCAGAGCAAGCCCTCCAGAGCTGAGCGAGGGCATACCACCCTCAGACCTGGACCTGCTAGCTCCAGCCCCACCTGCCGAGGAGGCCCTTCCTCTGCCCCCACCACCGGCTCCTCCCTTGCCCCCGCCGCCTCCCCCTTTACCAG GCAAGtgtcccccagccccacctctcccTGGAGCTGCTCCCTCTGTGGTATTGACAGTGGGCCTGTCAG CCATTCGCATTAAGAAACCTATCAAGACCAAGTTCCGGTTGCCGGTCTTCAACTGGACAGCACTGAAACCCAATCAGATCAGTGGCACTGTCTTCAGTGAACTGGATGATGAGAAGATCTTGGAG GACCTGGATCTGGACAAGTTTGAAGAATTGTTTAAGACGAAAGCTCAGGGCCCTGCCCTTGACCTCATCTGCTCCAAGAATAAGACAGCACAAAAAGCTGCCAGCAAGGTGACCCTGTTGGAAGCCAACCGTGCCAAGAACCTGGCCATCACCCTGCGCAAGGCTGGCCGCTCAGCTGAGGAGATTTGCAGGGCTATTCACAC ATATGACCTACAGACACTACCTGTGGATTTTGTGGAGTGCCTGATGCGCTTCCTGCCCACGGAGGCTGAGGTGAAGCTACTGCGGCAATACGAGCGTGAGCGGCAGCCTCTAGAGGAGCTGGCAGCTGAGGACCGCTTCATGTTGCTCTTCAGCAAGGTGGAGCGGCTGACCCAGCGAATGGCTGGCATGGCCTTTCTGGGCAACTTCCAGGACAACCTGCAGATGCTCACACCG CAACTCAATGCCATAATTGCAGCCTCTGCCTCCGTCAAGTCTTCACAGAAGCTGAAGCAGATGCTGGAG ATCATACTTGCATTGGGAAACTACATGAATAGCAGCAAGCGAGGAGCTGTGTATGGCTTCAAGCTCCAGAGCCTAGATCTG cTACTGGACACTAAGTCCACTGACCGGAAGATGACTCTGCTGCATTTCATCGCCTTGACAGTGAAGGAGAAATACCCAGACCTAACTAACTTTTGGCATGAGCTGCACTTTGTGGAGAAGGCTGCAGCAG TGTCCCTGGAGAATGTGCTGCTAGATGTGAAGGAGCTGGGCCGGGGCATGGAGCTGATTCGGCGAGAATGCAGCATTCATGACAATAGTGTCCTTCGGAGCTTCCTCAGCACCAATGAAGGCAAACTGGATAAGCTCCAGCGTGACGCCAAGACAGCAGAG GAGGCCTACAATGCAGTTGTGCGCTACTTTGGAGAGAGTCCCAAGACCACACCTCCTTCTGTATTTTTTCCAGTATTTGTCCGATTCATTCGTTCTTACAAG GAAGCAGAACAAGAGAATGAAGCCCGCAAGAAGCAGGAGGAGGTAATGCGGGAGAAACAGCTGGCTCAGGAAGCCAAGAAGCTGGATGCCAAG ACCCCATCCCAGCGGAACAAATGGCAACAGCAGGAGCTAATTGCAGAGTTGAGGCGACGCCAGGCTAAGGAGCACCGACCAGTTTATGAGGGAAAAGATGGTACCATTGAGGACATCATCACAG TGTTGAAGAGTGTCCCTTTCACGGCTCGTACTGCCAAGCGGGGCTCACGCTTCTTCTGTGACGCAGCCCACCATGATGAGTCAAACTGTTAA
- the Fmnl3 gene encoding formin-like protein 3 isoform X5 produces the protein MGNLESAEGGPGEPPSVSLLLPPGKMPMPEPCELEERFALVLSSMNLPPDKARLLRQYDNEKKWDLICDQERFQVKNPPHTYIQKLQSFLDPSVTRKKFRRRVQESTKVLRELEISLRTNHIGWVREFLNDENKGLDVLVDYLSFAQCSVMYSTLPGRRALKNSRLVSQKDDVHVCILCLRAIMNYQYGFNLVMSHPHAVNEIALSLNNKNPRTKALVLELLAAVCLVRGGHEIILAAFDNFKEVCKELHRFEKLMEYFRNEDSNIDFMVACMQFINIVVHSVEDMNFRVHLQYEFTKLGLEEFLQKSRHTESEKLQVQIQAYLDNVFDVGGLLEDAETKNVALEKVEELEEHVSHLTEKLLDLENENMMRVAELEKQLLQREKELESIKETYENTSHQVHTLRRLIKEKEEAFQRRCHLEPSARGLEPMGVEALTRASPPELSEGIPPSDLDLLAPAPPAEEALPLPPPPAPPLPPPPPPLPGKCPPAPPLPGAAPSVVLTVGLSAIRIKKPIKTKFRLPVFNWTALKPNQISGTVFSELDDEKILEDLDLDKFEELFKTKAQGPALDLICSKNKTAQKAASKVTLLEANRAKNLAITLRKAGRSAEEICRAIHTYDLQTLPVDFVECLMRFLPTEAEVKLLRQYERERQPLEELAAEDRFMLLFSKVERLTQRMAGMAFLGNFQDNLQMLTPQLNAIIAASASVKSSQKLKQMLEIILALGNYMNSSKRGAVYGFKLQSLDLLLDTKSTDRKMTLLHFIALTVKEKYPDLTNFWHELHFVEKAAAVSLENVLLDVKELGRGMELIRRECSIHDNSVLRSFLSTNEGKLDKLQRDAKTAEEAYNAVVRYFGESPKTTPPSVFFPVFVRFIRSYKEAEQENEARKKQEEVMREKQLAQEAKKLDAKTPSQRNKWQQQELIAELRRRQAKEHRPVYEGKDGTIEDIITVLKSVPFTARTAKRGSRFFCDAAHHDESNC, from the exons AGCTCCATGAACCTGCCTCCTGACAAGGCCCGGCTCCTGCGGCAGTATGACAATGAGAAGAAATGGGATCTGATCTGTGACCAG GAACGATTTCAGGTGAAAAATCCTCCCCATACTTATATCCAGAAACTCCAGAGCTTCTTGGACCCCAGTGTAACTCGGAAG AAGTTCAGGAGGAGAGTGCAAGAGTCGACCAAAGTACTAAGGGAACTAGAGATTTCACTTCGCACCAACCACATTGG GTGGGTCCGGGAGTTTCTGAATGATGAAAACAAAGGCCTGGATGTGCTGGTGGATTACCTGTCCTTTGCCCAGTGTTCTGTCAT GTACAGCACTCTACCTGGCCGCAGGGCCTTGAAGAACTCCCGCCTGGTAAGCCAAAAAGATGACGTCCACGTCTGTATCCTTTGTCTCAGAGCCATCATGAATTATCAG TATGGCTTCAACTTAGTCATGTCCCATCCCCATGCTGTCAATGAGATTGCACTTAGCCTCAACAACAAGAATCCAAG GACCAAAGCCCTGGTCTTGGAGCTCTTAGCAGCTGTGTGTTTGGTGCGAGGAGGTCACGAAATCATCCTGGCTGCCTTTGACAATTTCAAAGAG GTGTGCAAGGAGCTGCACCGCTTTGAGAAGCTGATGGAGTATTTCCGTAATGAGGACAGCAACATTGACTTCATG GTGGCCTGCATGCAGTTCATCAACATTGTAGTACACTCAGTGGAGGATATGAACTTCCGGGTCCACCTACAGTATGAGTTTACAAAGCTGGGACTGGAGGAGTTCCTTCAG AAGTCAAGGCATACGGAGAGTGAGAAGTTGCAGGTGCAGATTCAGGCATACCTCGACAATGTGTTTGATGTAGGGGGTTTGTTGGAAGATGCTGAGACCAAGAATGTAGCCCTGGAGAAGGTGGAAGAACTAGAAGAGCACGTATCTCAT CTCACAGAGAAGCTTCTGGACCTGGAGAATGAGAACATGATGCGGGTGGCAGAGCTAGAGAAGCAGCTGCTACAGCGAGAAAAAGAGCTGGAGAGCATTAAG GAGACATATGAGAACACAAGCCACCAGGTGCATACCCTGCGGAGGCTCattaaggagaaggaagaggcctTCCAGCGCCGATGCCACCTGGAGCCAAGTGCTCGTGGCTTGGAGCCCATGGGTGTTGAGGCCCTGACCAGAGCAAGCCCTCCAGAGCTGAGCGAGGGCATACCACCCTCAGACCTGGACCTGCTAGCTCCAGCCCCACCTGCCGAGGAGGCCCTTCCTCTGCCCCCACCACCGGCTCCTCCCTTGCCCCCGCCGCCTCCCCCTTTACCAG GCAAGtgtcccccagccccacctctcccTGGAGCTGCTCCCTCTGTGGTATTGACAGTGGGCCTGTCAG CCATTCGCATTAAGAAACCTATCAAGACCAAGTTCCGGTTGCCGGTCTTCAACTGGACAGCACTGAAACCCAATCAGATCAGTGGCACTGTCTTCAGTGAACTGGATGATGAGAAGATCTTGGAG GACCTGGATCTGGACAAGTTTGAAGAATTGTTTAAGACGAAAGCTCAGGGCCCTGCCCTTGACCTCATCTGCTCCAAGAATAAGACAGCACAAAAAGCTGCCAGCAAGGTGACCCTGTTGGAAGCCAACCGTGCCAAGAACCTGGCCATCACCCTGCGCAAGGCTGGCCGCTCAGCTGAGGAGATTTGCAGGGCTATTCACAC ATATGACCTACAGACACTACCTGTGGATTTTGTGGAGTGCCTGATGCGCTTCCTGCCCACGGAGGCTGAGGTGAAGCTACTGCGGCAATACGAGCGTGAGCGGCAGCCTCTAGAGGAGCTGGCAGCTGAGGACCGCTTCATGTTGCTCTTCAGCAAGGTGGAGCGGCTGACCCAGCGAATGGCTGGCATGGCCTTTCTGGGCAACTTCCAGGACAACCTGCAGATGCTCACACCG CAACTCAATGCCATAATTGCAGCCTCTGCCTCCGTCAAGTCTTCACAGAAGCTGAAGCAGATGCTGGAG ATCATACTTGCATTGGGAAACTACATGAATAGCAGCAAGCGAGGAGCTGTGTATGGCTTCAAGCTCCAGAGCCTAGATCTG cTACTGGACACTAAGTCCACTGACCGGAAGATGACTCTGCTGCATTTCATCGCCTTGACAGTGAAGGAGAAATACCCAGACCTAACTAACTTTTGGCATGAGCTGCACTTTGTGGAGAAGGCTGCAGCAG TGTCCCTGGAGAATGTGCTGCTAGATGTGAAGGAGCTGGGCCGGGGCATGGAGCTGATTCGGCGAGAATGCAGCATTCATGACAATAGTGTCCTTCGGAGCTTCCTCAGCACCAATGAAGGCAAACTGGATAAGCTCCAGCGTGACGCCAAGACAGCAGAG GAGGCCTACAATGCAGTTGTGCGCTACTTTGGAGAGAGTCCCAAGACCACACCTCCTTCTGTATTTTTTCCAGTATTTGTCCGATTCATTCGTTCTTACAAG GAAGCAGAACAAGAGAATGAAGCCCGCAAGAAGCAGGAGGAGGTAATGCGGGAGAAACAGCTGGCTCAGGAAGCCAAGAAGCTGGATGCCAAG ACCCCATCCCAGCGGAACAAATGGCAACAGCAGGAGCTAATTGCAGAGTTGAGGCGACGCCAGGCTAAGGAGCACCGACCAGTTTATGAGGGAAAAGATGGTACCATTGAGGACATCATCACAG TGTTGAAGAGTGTCCCTTTCACGGCTCGTACTGCCAAGCGGGGCTCACGCTTCTTCTGTGACGCAGCCCACCATGATGAGTCAAACTGTTAA